One window of Akkermansia biwaensis genomic DNA carries:
- the rnc gene encoding ribonuclease III, translated as MNYAALEDKLGYRFKNPDLLRQALTHPSTDSRPETRLTYERLEFLGDAILQLAVTQYLYLHLPQAPEGVLTQLRARTVSRANLGKYGFILELDKYITLGKGEEKAGGRNKNSIIANTFESVFGAMSLDSDYETARAIALRVLHDALNSAASHPKEINPKGELQAILQDILPETPSYETEEKGARDSADRFESRVFWHGHAVGAGRGSSKRKAEVAAAADALTRREWLRITL; from the coding sequence ATGAATTACGCTGCGCTGGAAGACAAGCTGGGCTACCGCTTTAAAAATCCCGACCTGCTCAGGCAGGCACTGACCCACCCCAGCACGGACAGCAGGCCGGAAACGCGCCTCACGTACGAACGCCTGGAATTCCTGGGAGACGCCATTCTGCAACTGGCCGTCACGCAATATCTTTACCTTCACCTTCCCCAGGCTCCGGAGGGGGTGCTGACCCAGCTGCGGGCCCGCACCGTCAGCCGCGCCAATCTGGGCAAATACGGATTCATCCTGGAACTGGACAAATACATCACCCTGGGCAAGGGAGAGGAAAAAGCCGGCGGCAGAAACAAAAACTCCATCATCGCCAACACCTTTGAATCCGTCTTCGGCGCCATGTCCCTGGATTCCGATTATGAAACGGCCAGGGCCATCGCTTTGCGCGTTCTGCACGACGCCCTGAACTCCGCCGCCAGCCATCCCAAGGAAATCAACCCGAAAGGGGAGCTCCAGGCCATCCTTCAGGACATCCTGCCGGAAACACCCTCTTATGAAACGGAGGAAAAGGGAGCCAGGGACTCCGCGGACCGTTTTGAATCACGCGTATTCTGGCACGGCCATGCGGTCGGCGCCGGCCGTGGCTCCAGCAAAAGAAAGGCGGAAGTAGCGGCCGCAGCGGATGCCCTGACGCGCCGGGAATGGCTCCGCATCACCTTGTAA
- a CDS encoding OprO/OprP family phosphate-selective porin has translation MKTYTLPVIGIMTLGAAAFANTTPSKASTGDVLLARDSFSTCQWLGDRFKWFNAERDHKNPYIQEFNVSLRMQYGMDWIDPNGEGRVMGEKEGNGRRFNDEWRRFRAGFNMKFLKNFKFNNVWNIGGMDGLESYNASENRWDTSDLTYSLYELNLEYKGGPITYAIGKIKPRITGEYRTSSSAILTIERSMLVNQLRSETNYGFQMNNSDKNDKIGWAAGIWLNGNGGTGTGSFNNRIEPAFNSQDNCFVTGTLSYDTSNDVFLKKSRLWLDYAHNFTKWGDDAQNKAYDTLHDYSFKTKYQGTGAKDVVALTWEGSQGNFSLMTEVMAGFNVIGMKAGAENVFGVTIMPSYKFTPNWEGVVRYQMAAGSNAVKWEKRYTQNSTYSGTSDCMQALYLGVNYYIFECNPNMAKIMAGIEYAHSNGTDASKKKGFTGWSYNIAFRTNF, from the coding sequence ATGAAAACCTATACCCTCCCCGTCATCGGCATCATGACCCTCGGAGCCGCCGCCTTTGCCAACACGACGCCGTCCAAGGCCTCCACCGGGGACGTCCTGCTGGCCCGCGACAGCTTCTCCACCTGCCAGTGGCTCGGCGACCGCTTCAAATGGTTCAATGCCGAACGGGACCACAAGAATCCCTACATTCAGGAATTCAACGTCTCCCTGCGCATGCAGTACGGCATGGACTGGATCGACCCGAACGGCGAAGGCCGCGTGATGGGTGAAAAGGAAGGCAACGGACGCCGCTTCAACGATGAATGGCGCCGCTTCCGTGCCGGATTCAACATGAAGTTCCTGAAAAACTTCAAGTTCAACAACGTCTGGAACATCGGCGGCATGGACGGCCTCGAAAGCTATAATGCGTCTGAAAACCGCTGGGACACTTCCGACCTGACCTATTCCCTCTATGAATTGAACCTGGAATACAAGGGCGGCCCCATCACCTACGCCATCGGCAAAATCAAGCCGCGCATCACCGGTGAATACCGCACCTCCTCCTCCGCCATCCTCACCATCGAACGTTCCATGCTGGTCAACCAGCTCCGTTCGGAAACCAACTACGGTTTCCAGATGAATAATTCCGACAAGAACGACAAGATCGGCTGGGCGGCAGGCATCTGGTTGAACGGCAACGGCGGCACCGGGACGGGCAGCTTCAACAACCGCATTGAACCCGCCTTCAACTCCCAGGACAACTGCTTCGTTACCGGCACCCTGAGCTACGACACTTCCAACGACGTGTTCCTCAAGAAAAGCCGCCTGTGGCTGGACTATGCCCACAACTTCACCAAATGGGGCGACGACGCCCAGAACAAGGCATACGACACCCTGCACGACTACAGCTTCAAGACCAAGTACCAGGGCACGGGCGCCAAGGACGTGGTGGCCCTGACCTGGGAAGGCTCCCAGGGCAACTTCTCCCTGATGACGGAAGTCATGGCCGGGTTCAACGTCATCGGCATGAAAGCCGGCGCTGAAAACGTCTTCGGCGTGACCATCATGCCCTCCTACAAATTCACGCCGAACTGGGAAGGCGTGGTCCGCTACCAAATGGCGGCAGGCAGCAACGCCGTGAAGTGGGAAAAGCGCTACACGCAGAACTCCACCTATTCCGGCACTTCCGACTGCATGCAGGCCCTCTATCTGGGCGTCAACTACTACATCTTCGAATGCAATCCGAACATGGCCAAGATCATGGCGGGCATCGAATACGCCCATTCCAACGGTACGGACGCCAGCAAGAAGAAGGGCTTCACCGGCTGGAGCTACAACATCGCGTTCCGCACCAACTTCTAA
- the rsmI gene encoding 16S rRNA (cytidine(1402)-2'-O)-methyltransferase → MAEIEYSVYFVPVPIGNRADVTLRALDVLRKVDVIACEDTRHSGLLLSHYEIRKPLLSMHDHNEQPRAAEIASRAAGGESFAVISDAGMPGVSDPGYRLIQTLKEKGVSFTVLPGPSAVVTALVGSGLPTDAFFFGGFLPVKSGRKGAMLQSAVEASHTSIFYESPHRIVKTVQTLAEIDPDVPVCVARELTKTFETYHRGSASRLAAEFAERPPKGEIVLLVGGVNAPRLP, encoded by the coding sequence ATGGCGGAAATAGAATACAGCGTTTACTTTGTTCCGGTTCCCATCGGCAACCGGGCCGATGTCACCCTGCGCGCCCTGGACGTGCTGCGCAAGGTGGACGTCATCGCCTGCGAGGACACGCGCCATTCCGGCCTTCTGCTGAGCCATTACGAAATACGGAAGCCGCTCCTGAGCATGCACGACCACAACGAGCAGCCGCGCGCCGCGGAAATCGCTTCCCGCGCCGCGGGCGGAGAGAGCTTTGCCGTCATCAGTGACGCGGGCATGCCGGGTGTGAGCGATCCGGGCTACCGCCTCATCCAGACTCTCAAGGAAAAAGGAGTGAGCTTCACCGTTCTGCCGGGGCCCTCCGCCGTGGTGACGGCTCTGGTGGGGTCCGGACTGCCTACGGACGCTTTCTTCTTTGGCGGTTTTCTGCCCGTCAAATCCGGGAGAAAGGGGGCCATGCTCCAAAGCGCTGTTGAAGCAAGCCATACGAGCATCTTCTACGAATCCCCCCACCGCATCGTCAAGACCGTGCAGACGCTGGCGGAAATTGATCCGGACGTGCCCGTCTGCGTGGCGAGGGAACTGACCAAGACTTTTGAAACCTACCATCGCGGCTCCGCTTCCCGTTTGGCGGCGGAATTTGCCGAACGGCCGCCCAAGGGGGAAATCGTTCTGCTGGTGGGCGGAGTGAACGCGCCGCGCCTGCCCTGA
- the lptE gene encoding LPS assembly lipoprotein LptE, protein MNRIRTVLKLLLPVLCLLAGSCGYQLGGTKPPKLEFAQTVKVDLFANNSLEPRAATLVTGALADELQRDGTYRLSSRGNADIRVQGEVYSISFDQLRSSREDTYKSSELGLRLSVKYRVLDGRTGKVLYEGSAEEVSQFFDVGNIQTARTNALSYAARLVATSIAEMLTNG, encoded by the coding sequence ATGAACCGTATCCGGACCGTCCTGAAACTCCTGCTGCCCGTTCTCTGCCTTCTGGCCGGGTCCTGCGGTTACCAGCTGGGGGGCACCAAGCCGCCCAAACTGGAATTTGCGCAAACCGTCAAGGTGGACCTGTTTGCCAACAACTCCCTGGAACCCCGCGCCGCCACGCTGGTGACCGGAGCGCTGGCGGATGAGTTGCAGAGGGACGGAACCTACCGGCTGAGTTCCCGCGGAAATGCGGACATCCGGGTGCAGGGGGAGGTTTACTCCATCTCTTTCGACCAGCTCCGTTCCTCCCGGGAAGACACGTATAAAAGCTCGGAACTCGGCTTGCGCCTGTCCGTCAAATACCGCGTGTTGGACGGCAGGACGGGGAAAGTCCTGTACGAAGGATCGGCGGAGGAAGTCAGCCAATTCTTTGACGTGGGCAACATCCAGACGGCGCGGACCAATGCCCTTTCCTACGCGGCGCGCCTGGTGGCAACTTCCATCGCGGAAATGCTGACCAACGGCTAA
- a CDS encoding outer membrane protein assembly factor BamD produces the protein MNVKKPLVIMAAVAGTFVLCQCSSEAPPPPGTVRMVDQKAISLMQEARGKEEKNDLSGAIKKYKRVVEKHPLSREAPQARFRMAELYEARKDPAEAFDQYQKLIDRHPDSPLYAKAMERQKEMAFGAASGALTNRVLWMFDVRMDPRNVTEWLNHVRDNAPYAPSAPQAMNVLGNYLATRGRMKEAIEAYQNLVDNHPDSPLAPTAQLQIATLYRQAAADGDRNHVNVARAQEAYEDYLQRYPNTAKAGAARADLAAMKRELIAQQLEVAEYYLTKMKDTNAAIFCYQEVASKGGANPAAAAKAKARLKQLGVTVR, from the coding sequence ATGAATGTGAAAAAGCCGCTTGTCATCATGGCCGCCGTGGCCGGAACCTTCGTGCTGTGCCAGTGTTCTTCGGAAGCGCCCCCGCCCCCCGGAACCGTCCGCATGGTGGACCAGAAAGCCATCTCCCTGATGCAGGAAGCCAGGGGGAAGGAGGAGAAAAACGACCTTTCCGGAGCCATCAAGAAGTACAAGCGCGTGGTGGAAAAGCATCCCCTTTCGCGGGAAGCCCCTCAGGCCAGATTCAGAATGGCGGAACTGTACGAGGCCAGGAAGGACCCTGCCGAAGCGTTCGACCAGTACCAGAAGCTGATAGACCGCCACCCGGACAGCCCCCTGTATGCCAAGGCCATGGAACGGCAGAAGGAAATGGCCTTCGGCGCGGCCAGCGGCGCGCTGACCAACCGCGTTCTGTGGATGTTCGACGTACGGATGGACCCCAGAAACGTGACGGAATGGCTGAACCACGTGCGGGACAACGCTCCGTATGCGCCTTCCGCCCCGCAGGCCATGAACGTGCTGGGCAATTATCTGGCAACGCGCGGCCGCATGAAGGAAGCCATTGAAGCCTACCAGAATCTGGTGGACAACCATCCGGATTCTCCGCTGGCCCCCACGGCCCAGCTCCAGATTGCCACCCTGTACCGCCAGGCGGCTGCCGACGGCGACCGCAACCACGTCAACGTGGCCCGCGCGCAGGAAGCGTATGAAGACTACCTGCAGCGCTACCCGAACACCGCGAAGGCCGGAGCCGCCCGCGCGGACCTGGCCGCCATGAAGAGGGAACTGATAGCCCAGCAGCTGGAAGTGGCGGAATACTACCTGACCAAGATGAAAGACACGAACGCGGCCATCTTCTGCTACCAGGAAGTAGCTTCCAAGGGGGGAGCCAATCCCGCCGCCGCCGCCAAGGCGAAGGCGCGCCTGAAGCAACTGGGTGTGACCGTCAGGTAA
- the hisI gene encoding phosphoribosyl-AMP cyclohydrolase yields the protein MEQNDIASRIVFADRGKVNVEKGVEFAPKFDQNGLIPALAMDHVTHEPLMLAYMNAESLRMTMELGEAVYYSRSRQEIWHKGATSGHVQKVKQILIDCDQDALIVLVDQCGAGACHTGHHSCFYRSVPFGDELKAQPQGQPVTLREADGGVVFDAEAVYGKGH from the coding sequence ATGGAACAAAATGACATCGCATCCAGGATTGTCTTTGCCGACCGCGGCAAGGTGAATGTGGAAAAAGGCGTGGAATTCGCCCCCAAATTTGACCAGAATGGCCTGATTCCGGCCCTGGCCATGGACCATGTGACCCATGAACCCCTGATGCTGGCCTACATGAATGCGGAATCCCTGCGCATGACCATGGAACTGGGGGAAGCCGTTTATTATTCCCGCAGCCGCCAGGAAATCTGGCACAAGGGGGCGACCAGCGGGCACGTGCAGAAAGTGAAGCAAATATTGATTGACTGCGACCAGGACGCCCTGATCGTGCTGGTGGACCAGTGCGGCGCCGGAGCCTGCCATACCGGGCACCACTCCTGTTTTTACCGTTCCGTCCCGTTTGGCGACGAACTGAAAGCCCAGCCCCAGGGGCAGCCCGTTACCCTGCGGGAAGCGGACGGCGGCGTGGTTTTTGACGCCGAAGCCGTGTACGGCAAGGGCCATTGA
- a CDS encoding ankyrin repeat domain-containing protein encodes MNTHPCILLLAAALAGLAPVHAITPEEGKQIYMEAKAGKAEAQYRLGFCYLKGDGVKRSPSQAKFWFSKAAKQGHRTAERSLRLIPKTAPLPVNPSIDQATREKKSLELYEYLYKLKDYRAEREVVVKTPGRDRKGKISAQGTAPDLAAVSAFIRAGADVNYQGEDTKNYKSCPLALAVNMEFYELADLLIANGADVNVELKENGKIGNSFSLLSRYSNDYPLSKAKYLLENGADPDYVRDSGYPLLVWAARHGQKEFVAMLLEYGADPDKTLTLPRKKNYKPGNGETALWAAANSTNADDPDLEAVASLLIRYKADVNRRAKDGTTALDRALARKRDGLVRILKAAGAKTSKESGK; translated from the coding sequence ATGAACACACACCCATGCATCCTGCTCCTGGCCGCCGCTCTTGCCGGCCTGGCCCCCGTCCACGCCATCACCCCGGAAGAAGGCAAACAGATTTACATGGAAGCCAAGGCCGGAAAGGCGGAAGCCCAGTACCGGCTGGGATTCTGTTATCTGAAAGGGGACGGAGTCAAGCGCAGCCCGTCCCAGGCCAAATTCTGGTTTTCCAAGGCCGCCAAACAGGGACACCGCACGGCGGAACGCTCCCTGCGCCTGATTCCCAAGACGGCTCCCCTGCCCGTGAATCCGTCCATCGATCAGGCCACGCGGGAAAAAAAGAGTCTGGAACTGTACGAATATCTGTACAAGCTGAAGGATTACAGGGCGGAGAGAGAAGTGGTCGTCAAAACACCGGGCCGCGATAGGAAAGGGAAAATCTCCGCGCAGGGGACGGCTCCGGACCTGGCCGCAGTCAGCGCCTTCATCCGCGCCGGGGCGGACGTCAACTATCAGGGAGAAGATACGAAGAATTACAAATCCTGCCCCCTGGCCCTGGCCGTCAACATGGAGTTTTACGAATTGGCGGACCTGCTCATTGCCAATGGTGCGGACGTCAATGTGGAATTGAAGGAAAACGGCAAGATCGGCAATTCGTTCTCCCTGCTCAGCCGCTATTCCAACGACTATCCTCTTTCCAAGGCGAAATACCTGCTGGAAAACGGAGCCGACCCCGACTACGTAAGGGATTCGGGCTATCCCCTGCTTGTCTGGGCCGCAAGGCACGGGCAGAAGGAATTCGTAGCCATGCTTTTGGAATACGGGGCGGACCCCGACAAAACGCTGACGCTGCCGCGCAAAAAAAACTACAAGCCCGGCAACGGAGAAACAGCCCTCTGGGCCGCGGCCAATTCCACCAATGCCGATGACCCGGACCTGGAAGCCGTCGCCAGCCTGCTGATCCGTTACAAGGCGGACGTCAACCGCCGCGCCAAGGACGGCACGACGGCCCTGGACCGCGCCCTTGCCCGGAAGAGGGATGGACTGGTCCGCATCCTGAAAGCCGCGGGAGCCAAAACTTCCAAGGAATCAGGCAAGTAA
- a CDS encoding ankyrin repeat domain-containing protein, with the protein MNRYLSLLLSAVLAGLTAAQAVTPEEGRQIYMEAKAGKAEAQYRLGFCYLKGDGVKRSPSQAKFWFSKAAKQGHRTAERSLRLIPKTAPLPVDPSIDQATREKKGLELYEYLYKLKDYRPARENRNSSTTINGKTTYQKLPEQGTKPDLSKVKAFIRAGADVNWQGEDKRGDKSCALALAVEMEFYELADLLIANGADINLEIGRSDNLKNGSSSILSRNNFGGAISKAVYLLENGADPDYVCNDGRTLLITASRYGSTETVKLLLSYGADPNKLNGKPRFGHYKPANSESALWVVADTTGLLESSTNEVAKLLIEYKADVNYRAPNGTTPLDRAIATQKSAMVKLLKTAGAKTSRELK; encoded by the coding sequence ATGAATCGATATTTATCCCTGCTGTTGTCCGCCGTCCTTGCCGGTTTAACGGCCGCCCAGGCCGTCACTCCGGAAGAAGGGAGGCAAATTTACATGGAAGCCAAGGCCGGAAAGGCGGAAGCCCAGTACCGGCTGGGATTCTGTTATCTGAAAGGGGACGGAGTCAAGCGCAGCCCGTCCCAGGCCAAATTCTGGTTTTCCAAGGCCGCCAAACAGGGACACCGCACGGCGGAACGCTCCCTGCGCCTGATTCCCAAGACGGCTCCCCTGCCCGTCGATCCGTCCATCGACCAGGCCACGCGGGAGAAAAAAGGGCTGGAATTGTACGAATACCTGTACAAACTCAAGGATTACAGGCCCGCACGGGAAAACAGGAATTCTTCCACAACCATCAATGGAAAAACTACCTATCAAAAACTCCCCGAGCAGGGAACCAAACCCGATCTTTCCAAAGTGAAAGCCTTCATCCGCGCCGGAGCGGACGTCAACTGGCAGGGGGAAGATAAAAGGGGTGACAAGTCCTGCGCCCTGGCCCTGGCCGTGGAAATGGAGTTTTACGAACTGGCTGACCTGCTCATTGCCAACGGGGCGGATATCAATCTGGAAATAGGCCGCAGCGACAATCTCAAAAACGGTTCTTCCTCCATCCTCAGCAGAAACAACTTCGGCGGAGCCATTTCCAAAGCTGTTTACCTTCTGGAAAACGGAGCTGATCCGGATTACGTGTGCAATGACGGAAGAACCCTGCTAATCACCGCTTCCCGGTATGGAAGCACGGAGACCGTCAAACTCCTCCTGAGTTACGGGGCGGACCCCAACAAGCTCAACGGCAAGCCGCGCTTCGGGCATTACAAGCCGGCCAATTCGGAATCCGCCCTCTGGGTCGTGGCGGACACCACGGGCCTTCTGGAGAGCTCCACGAATGAAGTTGCCAAACTGCTGATCGAATACAAGGCGGACGTGAATTACCGCGCCCCGAACGGGACCACGCCGCTGGACCGGGCCATTGCCACACAAAAGAGCGCGATGGTCAAGCTTCTGAAAACCGCCGGGGCAAAGACTTCCAGGGAACTGAAATAG